A genomic region of Zalophus californianus isolate mZalCal1 chromosome 1, mZalCal1.pri.v2, whole genome shotgun sequence contains the following coding sequences:
- the LOC113916560 gene encoding nuclear receptor 2C2-associated protein, with translation MTHSLVCPETVSRVSSVLNRNTRQFGKKHLFDQNEETCWNSDQGPSQWVILEFPQRIRVSQLQIQFQGGFSSRRGHLEGSQGSEALCKIVDFYPEDNNSLQTFPVPAAEVDQLKMTLENATDFFGRVVIYHLRVLGERV, from the exons ATGACTCACTCTTTGGTTTGTCCAGAGACAGTGAGCAG GGTGAGTTCAGTGCTGAATCGCAACACCCGGCAGTTTGGAAAGAAGCATCTGTTCGACCAGAATGAGGAGACATGCTGGAACTCGGACCAG GGCCCCTCCCAGTGGGTGATACTAGAGTTTCCTCAGCGCATCCGTGTCTCCCAGCTGCAGATCCAGTTTCAGGGGGGCTTCTCCAGTCGCCGGGGCCACCTGGAAG GTTCCCAGGGGAGTGAGGCTCTTTGCAAGATTGTGGACTTCTACCCTGAGGACAACAACTCCCTTCAG ACCTTCCCTGTGCCTGCTGCCGAGGTGGACCAGCTGAAGATGACACTTGAGAACGCCACTGACTTTTTTGGCCGAGTAGTCATCTACCACCTGCGAGTGCTGGGGGAGAGGGTGTGA